The Colletes latitarsis isolate SP2378_abdomen chromosome 14, iyColLati1, whole genome shotgun sequence genome has a segment encoding these proteins:
- the LOC143350361 gene encoding G-protein coupled receptor Mth2 yields MLDVRNNRCLGTLPSKGLLWICLFAWTIASCHADDVNCCPDGTTWLHSMNCSNSTRIQLECPHGAYVIDPVDFVDDDFTVVTEYNVSWLQFVKHDEKIPSDRFCVTNRENSSQIALACFENEYYSDSTSTVWKELLFCSLAIVSAVFLIATLAVYVILPELREIQDKAMMAVVTSLAVSYIVLSIQNLRTLEGGEKTICLALGFLLYFSFMAVFFWLNIVSFNIWRTVWFKNFKINDKTLFIIYCLFGWGGSICFLITVMVTHYINGEHLKPGFGLYSCWFSGPEQQWAYFYGPITILLTLNVIYLGLTGWRLWHQYREFTGSTLRALRFKCLLYVKLIFVMGITWIFEVLSYAEGSRNNLWIATDTLNALQGLIIFLLLVVTRKRVRKLLAKKRPCGIAFPKSWTAYEDEECEDVLPEEIELSQHG; encoded by the exons ATGTTGGACGTGAGAAACAACAGGTGCCTGGGCACGTTGCCATCCAAAG GTTTATTATGGATCTGTCTGTTCGCATGGACGATCGCGTCGTGCCACGCGGACGACGTAAACTGTTGTCCTGATGGCACCACGTGGTTGCATTCGATGAACTGTTCCAATTCTACGAGGATCCAGCTCGAATGCCCTCATGGCGCCTACGTGATCGACCCGGTTGATTTCGTGGACGACGACTTCACCGTTGTCACAGAATACAACGTTTCGTGGCTTCAATTCGTCAAACACGACGAGAAAATACCGTCGGACAG GTTCTGCGTGACGAACCGTGAAAACAGTTCTCAGATCGCTTTGGCGTGCTTCGAGAATGAATACTACAGCGATTCGACGTCCACAGTATGGAAGGAGTTGTTGTTTTGCTCTCTAGCAATTGTATCAGCTGTATTTTTAATTGCTACCCTGGCGGTGTACGTTATACTACCGGAATTAAGGGAGATCCAGGATAAAGCAATGATGGCTGTGGTTACGTCGCTGGCGGTCAGCTACATCGTCCTTTCGATACAGAATTTAAGAACACTGGAAGGAGGAGAGAAAACGATATGTCTTGCTTTAG GATTCCTTTTGTACTTTAGTTTCATGGCGGTTTTCTTCTGGCTGAATATCGTGTCCTTCAATATATGGAGAACAGTCTG GTTCAAGAACTTCAAGATCAACGACAAAACTCTTTTCATTATCTACTGTCTCTTCGGTTGGGGTGGATCGATATGTTTCTTAATCACAGTAATGGTCACTCATTACATAAACGGTGAAcatctgaaacctggtttcgggctGTACAGTTGCTGGTTCAGCG GCCCCGAGCAACAATGGGCGTACTTTTACggaccgattactattttgttgACGCTGAACGTTATCTATTTGGGATTAACTGGATGGCGGCTGTGGCATCAGTATCGCGAGTTCACCGGAAGTACATTACGAGCACTTCGATTTAAATGTCTGCTCTATGTAAAGCTGATATTCGTCATGGGCATTACGTGGATCTTCGAAGTGTTATCGTACGCCGAAGGATCTAGAAATAATCTTTg GATTGCAACGGACACTCTGAACGCGTTGCAAGGTCTCATAATATTCCTCTTGTTGGTCGTCACGCGTAAACGCGTCAGAAAACTGTTGGCGAAAAAGAGACCTTGCGGGATCGCCTTTCCAAAATCCTGGACCGCCTACGAGGACGAAGAGTGCGAAGATGTGCTTCCCGAAGAAATAGAATTGTCGCAACACGGCTAG